The Apostichopus japonicus isolate 1M-3 chromosome 20, ASM3797524v1, whole genome shotgun sequence genome contains a region encoding:
- the LOC139961236 gene encoding galactosylceramide sulfotransferase-like isoform X2 translates to MLEKTRLNETFNFVGSQTHSGELAQSDRCEGECLDSVNSIAFIKTHKTGSTTIGHIMNRFGFQRNLSFVLNKKSSNGHLVYTKITKDSPKNLFLKPLDVKKGDYERYKYDMITVHVRYFRKAMDTFMKPGTRYITILRYPGTQFESAFVHFQMDDAFPILVKNRLKSASINDRLKEWFKHPKQYLEKLKQLKWEGQVGLRYYYAQNNQLFDLGLDVRYHNNETMVRDYIAKLDEELDMVLITEYIEESLLVMKKQFSWQLEDILFVPKNQRTEQAKLGEISQSLRHKIDNWNRLDVRLYQHFNESLWRKVKEYGPNFDQDLANYRDRLADTFDRCTEGTYVFRQGRYFQNINYKPAKDSDQLCMLIAEHKRSLMKRVRTKQVNG, encoded by the coding sequence ATGTTGGAGAAAACTCGTTTGAATGAAACTTTTAATTTTGTGGGATCACAAACTCACAGTGGCGAGCTTGCTCAGTCAGATCGGTGTGAAGGTGAATGCCTGGACTCGGTGAACAGTATAGCATTTATCAAGACCCATAAAACCGGAAGTACAACCATCGGTCATATCATGAACCGGTTTGGTTTTCAGAGGAACCTTTCGTTTGTGTTAAATAAAAAGAGCTCAAACGGACATTTAGTTTACACTAAAATAACCAAAGACAGCcctaaaaatttatttttgaagcCTTTGGACGTGAAGAAAGGGGACTATGAGCGTTATAAGTATGATATGATAACCGTTCATGTTCGATATTTTCGGAAAGCTATGGACACATTTATGAAACCTGGTACACGATACATCACGATTTTAAGATATCCCGGTACGCAATTTGAATCGGCATTCGTTCATTTCCAGATGGACGACGCTTTTccgattttggtcaaaaatcgATTAAAATCAGCTTCTATAAACGATAGATTGAAGGAATGGTTCAAACACCCGAAGCAATATTTAGAGaaattgaaacaattgaaatggGAAGGTCAAGTAGGGCTTCGGTATTATTACGCTCAAAATAATCAACTATTCGATCTCGGTTTGGATGTCCGGTATCACAATAATGAGACGATGGTACGCGATTATATCGCCAAACTTGACGAAGAATTAGATATGGTTCTCATCACCGAATACATCGAAGAATCCCTACTTGTAATGAAGAAACAGTTTTCTTGGCAGCTCGAAGATATTTTGTTCGTTCCTAAGAATCAGAGAACGGAACAGGCAAAACTTGGTGAAATAAGTCAATCGCTGCGTCATAAAATTGACAACTGGAACAGGCTCGATGTCAGGCTGTATCAGCATTTTAATGAATCTCTCTGGAGAAAGGTTAAGGAATATGGACCTAACTTTGATCAGGATTTGGCAAACTACCGAGATCGGTTGGCCGATACATTTGATAGGTGTACTGAGGGGACTTACGTATTCAGACAGGGGCGGTACTTTCAAAATATCAATTACAAACCAGCCAAAGACTCAGATCAACTGTGCATGCTGATCGCAGAACATAAGCGAAGTTTGATGAAGAGAGTAAGAACAAAACAAGTAAATGGTTGA